From bacterium, the proteins below share one genomic window:
- a CDS encoding TIM barrel protein, translating into MKISLMTYKHTKELFTDLGVLCNFLDTIKSYGITGVEPMFLEAEDFYLNHDLLHEVLEEIVRRNMCIPNIDLIVNHLKPGCFEEACEKTRTMINSASVLKPDLVMTNGSRLPEDMCPEEARKLVALSIDNAIEAGKKHDLDIAIEAFGISYDIMSTSDMLEKIFSMVKKFPLYFVGDSANSCYGGESSVVALEKFWDRLRHVHIKDVKKTQEGTGYPAKEDRWLGQAELGTGIAGIKEFTAFLKSRSYNGWYSLETYWTDSLEVIGEYVNTLKQLLHGCEEC; encoded by the coding sequence CACTAAGGAGCTGTTTACTGATTTAGGTGTTCTTTGTAACTTTTTAGATACCATAAAATCGTATGGCATTACAGGAGTGGAGCCTATGTTCCTGGAAGCAGAGGATTTCTATCTTAATCATGACTTATTGCATGAAGTTTTAGAAGAAATAGTGAGGAGAAACATGTGTATTCCTAATATTGACCTTATTGTCAACCATCTAAAACCCGGATGTTTTGAGGAGGCATGTGAAAAAACAAGAACAATGATTAACTCTGCTTCTGTTTTAAAACCTGATCTTGTCATGACTAATGGAAGTAGATTGCCCGAAGATATGTGCCCTGAAGAGGCAAGGAAACTTGTTGCTCTTTCTATTGATAATGCAATTGAAGCTGGCAAAAAGCACGATTTAGATATTGCTATTGAGGCATTTGGTATCTCTTATGATATTATGTCAACATCTGATATGCTTGAAAAGATATTTTCTATGGTAAAAAAATTCCCACTGTATTTTGTAGGAGATTCAGCCAATTCATGCTATGGGGGAGAATCTTCTGTAGTTGCGCTTGAGAAATTCTGGGATAGATTAAGACATGTGCATATAAAAGATGTAAAGAAAACACAAGAAGGCACCGGGTATCCTGCAAAAGAAGATAGGTGGCTGGGACAAGCTGAACTAGGAACAGGAATCGCAGGAATAAAAGAATTCACAGCGTTTCTAAAAAGTCGCTCCTATAACGGCTGGTATTCCCTTGAGACTTACTGGACTGACAGTCTGGAGGTTATTGGAGAGTATGTAAATACACTGAAACAACTACTGCACGGGTGTGAAGAATGTTAG